The following is a genomic window from Malus sylvestris chromosome 7, drMalSylv7.2, whole genome shotgun sequence.
caagaaataagataacaaagtcacataaatatgctcctatcagagaATAACACACAAAATTCCTCAAAGTTattctcctctctttctctctatgccATGCCCCTCTGTTCTCCCTGAGTTAAATATAAGCCACAACAAAGTAAAGATATATCCATGTTTTCAAGAAGTTTAACTCcacaataaattgtaagaaccAGTTGCATGGAAGTTTCTATATATAAGAAGCGTGAGCAAATTACATGGACGTTTCTCTTTAAAAACTCACAACTCATTTAAAGGTCCAAGAGTCAACTTGGAAAACCACTCCCATATGTTATCCATTCAAAATTTAGCACATATTGAATTTCATCCTCCAATTTGGATTCCACAGAAACCACATGGgtgtttctctctcttttctcacaCCCTTCCCGCAACCCTCCTATATAACCTCCTACCCACACTTCTTTCCTCTCAACGGCTCTCACAATTCCTCTAacacaagcaattcatcaaacaCTTACATGCAGTCTTAATCCACCATGACAGCCAATTCCCGGACGCTCGAAATCAAGGTGATCTCCGCCGAGAACCTGCAATTAGATCGAAAACCCATCAAGAAAAACGCCTCTGTGACCGTCCAGACCCACACTAACAACCAGGTTCTCACCACAGAGATGGACACCGAAGGCGGCGCCTACCCACTGTGGAACGAAAAGCTCGTGCTCGACTTGCCAACGTACTCGAAGTCTATCACGGTGGAGGTCCAATGCAAGACTTCATCCCGCGTCAGGACGATCGGGACAGCGACGATTTCGGCGTCGGATTTTGTTGGCGGGTACGTGCCGGAGGGTTACCTGCATTTTTTGAGTTACAGGCTAAGGAATCACAAGGGGGAGAGGAATGGGATTATTAATATTTCTGTGAGGATGAAAGTTCAGGAGATGTACGCTTATGCAAGTTCAACAATGTGATCTCACTCAACGATGGGGTTTTCGGCGGCGGCGTTGTGACCAGAGTTCCAGTTTGGTATGGTGCATATCGGAAAAATTATTGAAGAACCAAGTCACAATATTTTGTGCGTAAATATTAGAGGGTTTAGACTATGCTATTTTCCCAACTTCTCTAATAATGTACAGAAAACCCATTTCCTTAACTATGGTGGCTCAGTGGTTGGAAATGAATTCCAATACCAT
Proteins encoded in this region:
- the LOC126630341 gene encoding BON1-associated protein 2-like — protein: MTANSRTLEIKVISAENLQLDRKPIKKNASVTVQTHTNNQVLTTEMDTEGGAYPLWNEKLVLDLPTYSKSITVEVQCKTSSRVRTIGTATISASDFVGGYVPEGYLHFLSYRLRNHKGERNGIINISVRMKVQEMYAYASSTM